A stretch of the Fusobacterium varium genome encodes the following:
- a CDS encoding Fic family protein: MKKNIWEIAVGLNKVDNLKPSKYLRELIDKKLSCDEMEKEILKYYGFRYLTSKIERDLRECDLVSIRTVKLLEDKEFKFSINYLKKIHKSLFSDILKRNYVGIFRNYNISKNERVLNGNSVIYADYREISECLNYDFEEEENIDYTKLSKERQVKRISKFTSAIWQVHPFIEGNTRTTAIFLIKYLKKLGFKLNEDIFIENSLYFRNALVLSNYSNRELKISNDFRFLTSFFIKLIVNYDERLLLIKEELE, encoded by the coding sequence ATGAAAAAAAATATTTGGGAAATTGCAGTAGGCTTAAATAAAGTTGATAATTTAAAACCCTCTAAGTATTTGAGAGAGTTAATTGATAAAAAGTTATCTTGTGATGAGATGGAGAAAGAGATTTTAAAGTACTATGGCTTTAGATATCTAACCTCAAAGATAGAAAGAGATCTACGAGAATGTGACTTAGTTTCTATTAGAACAGTAAAGCTTTTAGAGGATAAGGAGTTTAAATTTTCTATTAACTATTTAAAAAAAATTCATAAAAGCTTATTTAGTGATATTCTTAAAAGAAATTATGTTGGAATATTTAGAAACTACAATATCAGTAAGAATGAAAGAGTTTTAAATGGAAACTCTGTGATTTATGCTGATTATAGAGAAATTAGTGAATGTTTGAACTATGATTTTGAAGAGGAGGAAAATATTGATTACACCAAACTTTCTAAAGAAAGACAAGTAAAAAGAATATCTAAATTTACTTCTGCAATATGGCAAGTACACCCATTTATTGAAGGGAATACAAGAACAACTGCCATATTTTTAATTAAATACTTAAAAAAATTAGGTTTTAAGTTAAATGAAGATATTTTTATAGAAAATTCTCTATATTTTAGAAATGCTCTTGTTCTATCTAATTATTCAAATAGAGAATTGAAAATCTCAAATGATTTTAGATTTTTAACTTCATTTTTTATAAAATTAATAGTAAATTATGATGAAAGATTATTGCTAATTAAAGAAGAACTGGAGTAA
- a CDS encoding IS3 family transposase, whose amino-acid sequence MSYSKEQIKKALELYQQCKSVSQTVRILGYPTRENLYKWIKKENVPQKERKKLPIIINSSYHPRNPPIKTKLDAIKRCFELGESVKYVSEDIGYSRASIYQWRKIYLLKGKIALINRKDNIKREKLLEGKESSFSELESLKEKIFSMQLEIDILKETIDVLKKDQGINLKKLTNKEKVMMIDTLKNKYSLPLLLKMLELPKSSYYYHKKNHYTDKYVHLKKQIKEIFKQNRCCFGYRRIHALLKREGIKVSEKIIRRIMKAESLVIKVKKYRKYNSYKGEISPEVPNLINRNFQAGKPNEKWLTDISEFAIPAGKIYLSPIIECFDGKIVFWEIGEVPNSKLVNDMLKNAISQLKENETPILHTDRGCHYRWKEWINLLKEAKISRSMSKKGCSPDNSACEGFFGRIKNEMFYSREWSNVSLENFKIILNDYLMWYNSKRIKISLGFKSPEEYRQSLGLI is encoded by the coding sequence ATGAGCTATTCTAAAGAGCAAATTAAAAAAGCATTGGAGCTTTATCAACAATGTAAGTCTGTTTCTCAAACTGTCCGTATCTTAGGATATCCTACAAGAGAAAATCTCTATAAGTGGATAAAAAAAGAAAATGTTCCCCAAAAGGAAAGAAAAAAGCTTCCAATCATCATTAACTCTAGCTATCATCCTAGAAATCCTCCTATTAAAACTAAACTAGATGCTATTAAGCGTTGCTTTGAATTAGGAGAAAGTGTAAAATATGTGTCAGAAGATATAGGATATTCTAGAGCTAGTATTTATCAGTGGAGAAAAATATATCTTTTGAAAGGAAAAATAGCATTAATAAATAGGAAAGATAATATTAAAAGAGAAAAACTTTTAGAAGGAAAAGAATCATCTTTTTCTGAATTAGAATCATTAAAAGAAAAAATATTTTCTATGCAGCTTGAAATAGATATTTTAAAAGAAACTATTGATGTTTTAAAAAAAGACCAAGGTATCAATCTAAAAAAATTGACAAACAAAGAGAAGGTAATGATGATTGATACCTTAAAAAATAAATATTCATTACCTTTGCTTCTTAAGATGTTAGAACTACCTAAAAGCAGCTACTATTATCATAAAAAAAATCATTATACAGATAAATATGTTCATTTAAAAAAGCAAATAAAAGAAATTTTTAAACAAAATAGATGTTGTTTTGGATATAGAAGGATTCACGCGCTATTAAAAAGAGAAGGGATAAAAGTTTCAGAAAAAATAATCCGCAGAATTATGAAAGCAGAAAGTTTAGTAATAAAAGTAAAAAAATATAGAAAGTATAACTCATATAAAGGAGAAATTTCTCCAGAAGTTCCTAATTTAATAAATAGAAACTTTCAAGCAGGTAAACCAAATGAAAAATGGTTAACAGACATAAGTGAATTTGCTATTCCAGCAGGTAAAATATATTTGTCACCAATTATAGAATGTTTTGATGGAAAGATAGTTTTTTGGGAAATAGGGGAAGTTCCTAATTCTAAACTAGTAAATGATATGTTAAAAAATGCAATATCTCAATTAAAAGAAAATGAAACTCCTATACTTCATACAGACAGAGGATGTCATTATAGATGGAAAGAGTGGATAAATTTGTTAAAAGAGGCTAAAATATCTCGTTCTATGTCTAAGAAAGGGTGTTCACCTGATAATTCAGCTTGTGAAGGCTTTTTTGGTAGAATAAAAAATGAGATGTTTTATTCTAGAGAATGGTCAAATGTTAGCTTAGAAAACTTTAAAATTATATTAAATGATTATTTAATGTGGTATAATAGCAAAAGAATAAAAATATCTTTAGGCTTTAAAAGTCCTGAGGAGTATAGACAAAGTCTTGGATTAATATAA
- a CDS encoding MobA/MobL family protein, which produces MAIFNISVQPAKNRSPIERYDYVLRIGKYSPENNKDKYDDIIYGENINMPSFSQDDPRYFWECAEVYEDVNANLFRTIDFSLPYELSDEENIELAKKFAKELFGESYVYSLAIHSKPSTDEDKRNIHCHIMFYERELDGIERKEECFFKKANSKNPSLGGAKRNREWHKYSKLYYIRQTLESMMNEKLKEKNLELVSCKSLKVQRQEAIAEGNFLKAEMLDRPAINLKKEYIDYAPDSEEKTKNMNFFQYCKEIKRIKEKEFKLKSENFEEENLKARDRYYKALFKKEGREYTPSYFDVENLKENNIEEQNIEENLENVFAKSLDNHILLDKKESRLKQIESMTDKDIESRALSILTGGEYQKNLEKLVELTNLYIKLEDKSKFEYAKQKSELEQYFLGLKNNEFFMQKFEKMKENIRDKYSVEKEEILKDLEILRSNPFKDFYISNAIGNAERSRVILTNILSNIEKLKLQKTEIDNKVKEYKEIKLNIDFKEKVYRSLDPEIADKYLRLAIWKKEFEGSRSLDEKIELSKRIKATEYELRIFDLNNDIKLKVQEEINTARSEYKELRQTQDDTNGRLSYLYSIMKKLKELKEIDLVKKEKELQEQSNKLESKLDILEYNIKLSNFRNDYEKAFDKAPEVDDIKVKLSDIEKKEYKKVVQEKIENLKEEIDNLKLKLKPENLSDEDIKTQILDEYTNGEYSRDLSVLTYYKIRKENGLVVSIANLKKVESRVEELEKMFTITPEDIELRKQVIREKNVKIKSQINEKSKELSVQFKLLNKLRLNNIRIPNVRRHRSSNYSPKLKVAKSGRIEFDDEKEKRRRGNEWER; this is translated from the coding sequence GTGGCTATATTTAATATAAGTGTTCAACCAGCAAAGAATAGAAGTCCGATTGAAAGATACGATTATGTATTAAGAATTGGAAAATATTCTCCTGAAAACAATAAAGATAAATATGATGATATCATTTATGGAGAAAATATTAATATGCCATCTTTTTCACAAGATGACCCTAGATATTTTTGGGAATGTGCCGAAGTTTATGAAGATGTAAATGCAAATCTTTTTAGAACAATAGATTTTTCTTTGCCTTATGAACTTTCTGACGAAGAGAATATTGAACTTGCCAAAAAATTTGCAAAAGAATTATTTGGAGAAAGCTATGTATATTCATTAGCTATTCACTCTAAACCAAGCACTGATGAAGATAAAAGAAATATTCATTGCCATATAATGTTTTATGAAAGGGAGCTAGATGGAATTGAGCGTAAAGAGGAATGTTTTTTTAAAAAAGCAAATTCAAAAAATCCATCTTTAGGTGGAGCAAAAAGAAATAGAGAGTGGCATAAATATTCAAAGTTATATTATATTCGTCAAACTTTAGAGTCTATGATGAATGAAAAACTTAAAGAAAAAAATCTAGAGTTAGTATCTTGCAAATCTTTAAAAGTTCAAAGACAAGAAGCTATAGCTGAAGGAAATTTTTTAAAAGCTGAAATGCTTGATAGACCAGCAATTAATTTAAAAAAAGAATATATAGATTATGCTCCAGATAGTGAAGAAAAAACTAAAAACATGAATTTTTTTCAGTACTGTAAAGAAATAAAAAGAATAAAAGAAAAAGAATTTAAATTAAAAAGCGAAAATTTTGAGGAAGAAAATTTAAAGGCGAGAGATAGATATTACAAAGCGTTATTTAAGAAAGAAGGAAGAGAATATACTCCTTCTTATTTTGACGTGGAAAATTTAAAAGAAAATAATATAGAAGAACAAAATATTGAAGAAAACTTAGAAAATGTTTTTGCAAAATCATTAGATAATCATATCTTGTTAGACAAAAAAGAAAGTAGACTTAAACAAATTGAATCTATGACAGATAAGGATATAGAATCAAGAGCTTTAAGTATTTTAACTGGAGGAGAATATCAAAAAAACTTGGAAAAGTTAGTTGAATTAACTAATCTTTATATCAAGCTAGAAGATAAGAGCAAATTTGAATATGCTAAACAAAAATCTGAATTAGAACAATATTTTTTAGGATTAAAAAACAATGAATTTTTCATGCAAAAATTTGAAAAGATGAAAGAGAATATAAGAGATAAATATTCAGTTGAAAAGGAAGAAATACTAAAAGATTTAGAAATTTTAAGGAGTAATCCATTTAAGGATTTTTATATTTCTAATGCTATAGGAAATGCTGAAAGAAGTAGAGTTATATTAACAAATATACTTTCTAATATTGAAAAATTAAAACTTCAAAAAACTGAAATTGATAATAAAGTTAAAGAGTATAAAGAAATAAAATTAAATATAGATTTTAAAGAAAAAGTATATAGAAGTTTAGATCCAGAGATAGCAGATAAATATTTAAGACTTGCTATTTGGAAAAAAGAATTTGAAGGAAGTAGAAGTTTAGATGAGAAAATAGAGCTTTCAAAAAGAATAAAAGCTACTGAATATGAACTTAGAATTTTTGATTTGAATAATGATATAAAGTTAAAAGTTCAAGAGGAGATAAATACTGCAAGATCAGAATATAAAGAGTTAAGACAAACTCAAGATGATACAAATGGTAGATTATCATATTTATATTCTATTATGAAAAAACTAAAAGAGTTGAAAGAGATTGATTTAGTAAAGAAAGAAAAAGAACTTCAAGAACAAAGTAATAAATTAGAAAGTAAATTAGATATATTAGAATATAACATTAAGTTATCTAATTTTAGAAATGATTACGAAAAAGCATTTGATAAAGCTCCAGAAGTAGATGATATAAAAGTTAAGTTATCTGATATTGAAAAGAAAGAGTACAAAAAAGTTGTTCAAGAAAAAATAGAAAATTTGAAAGAGGAAATAGATAATTTAAAATTAAAACTAAAACCTGAAAACTTGTCAGATGAAGATATTAAAACACAAATACTTGATGAATATACTAATGGAGAATATAGTAGAGATTTATCTGTTCTTACTTATTATAAAATTAGAAAAGAAAATGGATTGGTTGTATCTATAGCTAACTTGAAAAAAGTAGAAAGTAGAGTTGAGGAGCTAGAAAAGATGTTTACAATTACTCCAGAAGATATAGAACTTAGAAAGCAAGTTATCCGTGAAAAAAATGTGAAGATTAAATCTCAAATAAATGAAAAAAGTAAAGAGCTAAGTGTGCAATTTAAGTTATTAAATAAATTAAGACTAAATAATATTAGAATACCTAATGTTCGTCGTCATAGAAGTAGCAACTACTCTCCAAAACTAAAAGTTGCTAAGAGTGGAAGGATAGAGTTTGACGATGAGAAAGAAAAAAGAAGAAGAGGTAACGAATGGGAGAGATAG